ATTGGATACCATATGTAGATTTTGTCTGGAATTTCTAAGAGGTACGGCTTAAGGAAGCAATTCCTTCCATTCTAAAAGAAACAGCCCGAACACTCCGAAAGGTTCGGGCTGTTTGAATTTTTGATTGACGAGCGAGATTAGGCTTTACGACTCCAGTTTGGCATCCATAGTGATATTGGCTTTGAGAAGCCGCGAAACCGGACAACCGGCTTTGGCGTTGTTTGCCGCGGCCTGGAAGGCATCCGGTTTGGCGCCGGGAATCTTAGCGGTAACATCAAGATGCACCGCGGTAATGGTGAAACCGTCACCAACTTTCTCCAGACTGACCGTGGCGGTTGTCCGGATACTTTCTGGATTCATCCCGGCTTTCCCCAGTTCTCCCGATAACGCCATGGAGAAACATCCGGCGTGCGCCGCGCCAATCAATTCCTCGGGATTGGTGCCTTTGCCGCTTTCGAACCGCGAGCCGAAAGAATACGCCGTATCTTTCAGCACTCCGGTTTCAGTTGAGACTGTCCCCTTGCCGTCTTTGAGACCCCCTATCCAAACCGCTGAACCTTTTCTTTTCATAAATCCCCTTGAGATTTAGAGATGGTTTTCATAATTAATAGGACGCTTGCTACTTTTTAGCGCCGCTCTGTTTCAAGAAAGTTCCTTTTTGAAGCTCATCGTATGCCTGACGCAGCTCATCTTGAGTGTTCATAACAATCGGTCCGTACCATGCCACCGGCTCGCGCAACGGCCGCCCCGAGACCAGCAGAAAGCGGACACCTTCCTCACCCGCCTGCACTGTTACCTCATCGCCGGTATCAAAAAGCACCAGGGAGCGATTGTCGGCATCGGTGGGAGGAGTGGTGTCAAGCCAGCCGACACTTTCAGTCGGGACGGCCAGCGGCTCAGAGGCGTTACAGAATTTCCCGGAACCGGCGAAAACATAGGCAAAGGCATGGCTTTTTGTTTCAACCGCCAGCGTTTTTCTTTTTCCGGGAGGGACGGTAATATCAACATAGACCGGGTCGGCGGCAATGCCCTCGACCAGCCCCCGTTTCCCCCAGAACTCACCGCAGACAATCCGGGCATAGGTGCCGTCATCATCAGTCACTTCCGGAATATCGGTTGACTTTATTTCCTGATAGCGCGGCGGAGTCATCTTGAGCGATGAGGGAAGATTCGCCCAGAGCTGAAAACCATGCATTCTTCCGAGACTGTCTCCCTTGGGCATCTCCTGGTGCAGGATGCCGCTGCCGGCGGTCATCCACTGGATATCGCCGGCGCCGATTGCGCCGCGGTTGCCGATACTGTCGCCATGTTCGACCGTGCCGGCGAGAACGTAGGTGATGGTTTCGATGCCGCGATGAGGATGCCAGGGGAAACCGGCAAGATAATCATCCGGGTTGTCGCTGCGAAAATCGTCGAGAAGCAAGAAGGGGTCGAAGTCGGCGGTGTTTCCGAATCCAAAGGCTCGCCGGAGATGAACACCGGCTCCTTCCAGGGTAGGTTTGGCTTTTATAAGTTTCTTAACAGGACGAATCGACATATTTGGCTCCTGCTAAAGCATATTCCTCTTTCATAGTACAGTATTATACGAGTGGTGGCGCCGGAAAAGCAGC
This genomic interval from Candidatus Zixiibacteriota bacterium contains the following:
- a CDS encoding OsmC family protein, with the translated sequence MKRKGSAVWIGGLKDGKGTVSTETGVLKDTAYSFGSRFESGKGTNPEELIGAAHAGCFSMALSGELGKAGMNPESIRTTATVSLEKVGDGFTITAVHLDVTAKIPGAKPDAFQAAANNAKAGCPVSRLLKANITMDAKLES
- a CDS encoding pirin family protein; the protein is MSIRPVKKLIKAKPTLEGAGVHLRRAFGFGNTADFDPFLLLDDFRSDNPDDYLAGFPWHPHRGIETITYVLAGTVEHGDSIGNRGAIGAGDIQWMTAGSGILHQEMPKGDSLGRMHGFQLWANLPSSLKMTPPRYQEIKSTDIPEVTDDDGTYARIVCGEFWGKRGLVEGIAADPVYVDITVPPGKRKTLAVETKSHAFAYVFAGSGKFCNASEPLAVPTESVGWLDTTPPTDADNRSLVLFDTGDEVTVQAGEEGVRFLLVSGRPLREPVAWYGPIVMNTQDELRQAYDELQKGTFLKQSGAKK